TTTCCTTCGCGTAAAGCCATTATAAGATCACGTTTCGGACATATCCGCCACGCTATGAAGCAATGTCAACGAACCAACGCGCAGCCCTTACTGGAACGTGACGGAGCATTGCGCAAGACACGCGAAACTAATTCAATTTAGCTCATGCAGCGCACTGGGTACCGATGAAGCCTTGTCACTGCTCACTGgttcattgtttatttatattatgtaatgaGCGCGTTTACTTGACAGTTTTATAACTGTTTTTTTGCGGAATTCAGGAAAACTTTACCCTTTTGCACAGATCGTGGTAAACTCGTATAGCACTTACTTATATTTCTGGATAGATATTCTCGCCAAAAGTGTGCTAAACTTTAGCGTTGTAAAACTTTCTAGAAGTCTCGCGTCTAAATCCAGGCAAATCTAAAGACACGTGAGGTCAGCTAGCCTGCACAATGGGCGGCCGGGCCACACAATGGAAGCAACTGACCACAATGGGCCACTTACGGCCGTGTCCTGGTATGTCACTCGCACGACTATTTCCTCGGCCGACGCTACTGCTGAGCCGCTTCAATGGCGGTGGCGTGATCACTGGATGTCGTAAATAATACCTTTGTGGTGGAGTACCTTGAACTTGTAGCATTATCTAGGAAAAGGATTAGGTTTAAGAATAATTTGCTAGTGAATTAGACAGAAACAACAATGGTTTGAGTATATGTACCTGTGTGCTAGATACATACagttaaatacatacatatatttcgtGTAGAAGAACTTTATGGAAGAAACgcacttaggtacctacgttttaTTTTCCATGACCTAAAGCAATTATTTAATCATAATTATTCGCTCGAACTGTAAAATATAGCGCGAAATCGACAATGTTTTGCCAATTAGGTTTATTAACCGAAAGAAAATGTGACCGAAAATCATCATCTTAATGAATGATTTAACTAGAAGAAGTTGAAACCATTTCAAATTCTTAATTCTCAAAACCACATCAGTTCATTGACCTAACAACAATCCGATTCGCACAATAGCCGCACGCGATCCTTCGTCTAATAGGGCCAAGGGCCGGTCCTAGGACCTTGACACACACTCCACTAGGTCAACATCCCAGCAATAGGCTGCTTACGTAATGGTCGGTCAGTGGCCACACGTCACTGGTCTATCCACTTTCTCCTGACGACCTGAGGAACCTGTCCTAAGTACGTGACTGTGTATCCagtttagttttattgtttACGGAAGCGGTAATGGCTGATCGTTTTGTTAAGGAAGTGAAAATTGATAGATCTTGTGTGGTTGCTAtgaaagttttgttttttgttgtatgTGAAATTGTTTCTGGAATGAGAATGTGTAACTTTACTATCGTAGAGATATTGATCTGACGCGGACCAAGGGCTCTAAGAAAGAACAAGTATCCCGCTTACCCAAAAGTTcagatttaataaaattgttcgtAGGTCCGGCACCCGTTTGTTGTATCCTCAACCTTTACCAGTTATCAAATTCACCAATATTATGTTTCCATTCTTTCTATGGTCTCCGCGGTTTTATGGCTGAACTATATTTTGAGTTTTCCTGTTTCCAGTGACGAGGACGACACGGGCCGGCTGCTGCGGCAGCTCAGCAGGATCAACAGGCCGCTGGGCGTCACCTTTCCGCAGATGGTGCGGCTCATGGCGCAGTGCCAACAGGTACCCAAGGACCCTTGAATCAGTAACTTTAAAGTATAAAGTGTCCCCGAATGTCACTCAGTAGCAGTCATTGTTGCAATTGCaagtcagaggccgtcaggcggaatAGAGAAAACTCTGGCCTGGCTTTATAGACGactaaacctgcagctcactcgataaggaAAAGAATGTATTTTTGAAGTACATGGTAATTGTAAGAAGGTTTACAGTTAAATCTAGTCAAAGAtctttcataaattaaaatatggtcGACATGATAACAAAGTCTGAGCTAGATAGGCTTGTGTGTTGTTTTTTGCAGTTCCGCAGTACTAAATTCCGCGTTCACGTTTCCGTACTATAAATAATTTAGGCATATGATTAATAGATATTTAGATAAATGCAAGACTCGCACGCTATAAGTGCATAAAACAGCTGCTTTGCTGTTAATCTTTTTAAAACCTGAAGTTACGTGTAAAACAgctaatgtttaaaataaaaatatggcaAAAAAACTATCAGTGGTAGAGATCGCAATTCGTCCAACAATGGTCGCGCATGAAGGCGGGGAATCCTAACAATACTCAATTTGTGTCGAGTATGTGTACACACGCGCCGAGTTCTCTGAAATTCTCTATAGCAACCGCAGCGTTGgcaatttaattttgaagtaaAATAGCCACTTGCCTACTTAATTTGATACCGTACACCCAGGCTCATTACCGCATTCCCAGACATTAAAAGTCTTTTAACTTCTAcaccaaaacaatattttgatacgatACATTGAATAAAAGAAGTTATACCATCAATGTTTTTCACGTTTGTAATTCTTGACATTGCCACCCAATTCACCCCGTTTCACGGATTAcctcgtaggtacctactatagttttttgtacataaaatgcATAatgtaaatgcaaataaaatgcGACAACCAAAAACACAGCAAATTAAGGTATAACTATTGCCATTAGTACCACTCGGTCACGGTCTATAGTAAATACAGTAAATAATATGCTCAAACATTAACTATAATTTTCAGTGTCGCCTGTTATTCTACAGTGGCAATGCTCTCACTGAACCGTATAATTTGCTTCTCGTTATGTCACATATTTCTACCACATCTGACCTTAGGAACGTCCTTAACCTGCTATTTCTAAACTGTCAATCTATCAATATTGTGTACATTTCGTATATTTGAATTAatatgctatttttatttttgtttgaccGTGACGTTGTGTACCTAATTATCATGTCGTGTGGTAgctaataagtaattaatattgaaaaagCTTTTATTGTGCTATTAACGTACGAGATCTGATGGAAATAGTAATTTAGCATCACGAAAGTGATGCACGCTACTGTTATGTAAATTCCTGTGTTCAGTATCTGTTCAAGTAAACACATAGTCTACTATTAACTATAGCGACTTTCAGGTTATCTTATAATAAAAATCGATACCTACGACCTCTTAGAAATTAAGTAATACTGCCTGAACTGAAATTGAATTATGCaattatctattaaaaaaacacacTGGTAGTTCCATCTAGTGTTGAGTTGTgtatagttttcttaaaacccTCTGAAGCTGCTCATTCGAAATCTACTACTAAAATAAGTCAGTTCTCTCTTTTGAACATCTTGAtcgattttgaaataaaattgttccaGGTGGCAGGTGTAGAAGCGTTTGACGTGGGCGGTGACTCACCTACCACAGGCAGCGGtaccggcggcggcggcggcggctggcGAGAGACCGGCGCTGCGCGGGCGCGGCTTGACGCGGGCGGAGCGCACGCAGGCCTCCTCGGCGGTAGTCCTCTGACGTTACTGCAGGGGATCATACCAGGTAAGCGTTTTACAAGCTCTTGTTTTAGCGGTGTTTGATATTGGTCTGCTGGTAAGctgaataaaaaagtattcctAGGATCTCGAGTGAAGCGCAGTCATAATTTTGTGACaataatattttccttaattGAAACAGATTCTttaacaaatgaaaataaaaccattGTATTTCTTTGCTTCAGGTACAAAGTGGTGCGGCACTGGTGACATAGCTACAGACTACCACGACCTGGGCGCAGACAGACGCCTGGACCGCTGCTGCCGCACACACGACCTCTGCCCCACCAAGGTCCGCGCCTTCTCCAGCCGCTACAACCTCACCAACAACTCGCTGTACAGCAAGTCGCACTGTACCTGCGATGACATGCTCTTCGATTGcctcaagacgaccaacacctccGCCTCGCACCTCATGGGACACATCTACTTCAATATCGTTCAAGTACCATGCCTCGAGGACGTCGACAACGCACGACGATTTCGGAACGCCAGGCAGGGCTTTTAACTCCATCTACCGGAGAATAGCGGAATTTAACtcatcagcgccatctagtagtCACGATAGTGTGTCATGCATGCACAGATTTTTTTGATGCTGTAAATTTTGCATTTTACAAATCTTCGTGTTATTCTCTAATAATgagtttgtaaataattattaaatttgaATAATGTTCTTATAAAACATTAGACATCAAGCTGTGATACGTCTGTGCCTTTAAATGTACTAGAGAGTATTTTTGTTAGAGGATGGcgctatacaaataaaaaacattgttttaaatatgtagatagtaagatatttatttatttgttacaaacATTCATGACAAAGATGCAGATTCTCTATTGTTATAAATAGTAACAatagtttaatatttgtttatggagacaaagatattttataataatgtagaaAAGTAAATGTGAATTAGTTCATACctaccaaataaaattatttattttaaatcatctggttaagttttatttatacccTATTTTTGAACGACTCATGAAAACGTAATATATAATCCTGAAATTGAGGGCCGTAGTGAACGAGATAGTGAAAGATACGGATGTATATTTACTATTCAGTAACCGAAATCAATACCAAAGATTGAAATACATCAATCTGTGTCTATACCTACTAAAGATATTTATAGAGATACAATAATAATGCGTTTATTTTTGATGACTACAATGGCCCAATTGTTAGTATCTTATCAACTATAACTTATCGACTAAGGGTAAGTAATACCTAAAAGCTAAGTGTCTGCCTAACAAGCAACTCGATC
The DNA window shown above is from Helicoverpa zea isolate HzStark_Cry1AcR chromosome 16, ilHelZeax1.1, whole genome shotgun sequence and carries:
- the LOC124637687 gene encoding uncharacterized protein LOC124637687; the encoded protein is MSFRRLLSAVRSAREAITRGAPMADGLLKSFLSVVVIFCIAVSSPPSASAKPFAFSFPAGWSLAGLVGTVGARSEDAERREPAAGAKPYTGRRIANDTLRMVYHHDLTVAVVELGPNKLLLNCELIETHDEDDTGRLLRQLSRINRPLGVTFPQMVRLMAQCQQVAGVEAFDVGGDSPTTGSGTGGGGGGWRETGAARARLDAGGAHAGLLGGSPLTLLQGIIPGTKWCGTGDIATDYHDLGADRRLDRCCRTHDLCPTKVRAFSSRYNLTNNSLYSKSHCTCDDMLFDCLKTTNTSASHLMGHIYFNIVQVPCLEDVDNARRFRNARQGF